A stretch of Leisingera sp. S132 DNA encodes these proteins:
- a CDS encoding HD domain-containing protein — protein sequence MSARLEAQFAFLLEADKLRRVERQNLIIDCSRCENSAEHSWHLALYALVLAPFAAPEVDVLRAIRMLLLHDLVEIDAGDHPITDDVDWQAVAKAEQAAAQRLFGLLPADQGAEFLSLWHEFEAAETPDAQFAKRVDHCQPIFQTLYGVAPLDWHVDVVRQNLFGGRAAALEQHLPEAFHHALSLLGEDTGYDCSRLTARLPFLNEADKLKLVTRASKLGDGSRHENSAEHSWHIMLYAWVLAEHSTAPVDVDRVLQMLLLHDLVEIDAGDAPIHGVIDPAALAALAAEELAAADRLFGMLPAVQGQPMRAVWEEFEAAESPDAVFAKSVDRVQPVLLNLLNGGGSWVDYDVSLPQLEARVGVKVSRGAPEVWTHVRAQIAPWFREAGRL from the coding sequence GTGAGCGCCCGCCTGGAGGCACAGTTTGCCTTTCTGCTGGAAGCCGACAAGCTGCGCCGGGTTGAGCGTCAGAACCTGATCATCGATTGCAGCCGTTGCGAGAACTCCGCTGAACACAGCTGGCACCTGGCGCTTTATGCGCTGGTTCTTGCTCCCTTTGCTGCGCCGGAAGTGGACGTGCTCCGCGCCATCCGGATGCTGCTGCTGCACGATCTGGTCGAGATCGACGCAGGCGACCACCCGATTACCGATGACGTCGACTGGCAGGCGGTGGCAAAGGCAGAGCAGGCGGCGGCGCAGCGGCTGTTTGGGCTGCTGCCAGCCGATCAGGGCGCTGAATTCTTGTCCCTTTGGCACGAATTCGAAGCCGCAGAAACGCCCGACGCTCAATTTGCCAAACGGGTGGATCACTGCCAGCCGATCTTTCAGACGCTCTATGGCGTTGCTCCGCTGGACTGGCATGTTGACGTGGTCCGGCAGAACCTGTTCGGCGGCCGGGCGGCAGCACTGGAACAGCACCTGCCTGAAGCCTTCCACCACGCGCTTTCGCTGCTGGGGGAGGACACTGGCTATGACTGCAGTCGGCTGACCGCCCGCCTGCCCTTCCTCAATGAGGCCGACAAGCTGAAGCTGGTCACCCGCGCGTCCAAGCTCGGCGACGGGTCGCGGCATGAGAACTCGGCAGAGCACAGCTGGCACATCATGCTGTATGCTTGGGTGCTTGCGGAACACAGCACTGCGCCGGTTGATGTGGATCGTGTCCTGCAAATGCTGCTGCTGCACGACCTGGTGGAAATCGACGCTGGCGATGCGCCGATTCACGGGGTGATTGATCCCGCAGCGCTTGCTGCCCTGGCCGCCGAGGAACTGGCTGCTGCCGACCGCCTTTTCGGCATGCTTCCCGCCGTGCAAGGCCAGCCCATGCGGGCGGTCTGGGAGGAGTTCGAGGCCGCGGAAAGCCCGGATGCGGTCTTTGCAAAGTCCGTCGACCGGGTTCAGCCGGTACTCCTGAACCTGCTGAACGGCGGTGGCAGCTGGGTCGACTATGACGTCAGCCTGCCGCAGCTGGAGGCTCGAGTCGGCGTCAAAGTCAGCCGCGGCGCGCCGGAAGTCTGGACCCATGTCCGCGCGCAGATCGCACCATGGTTCCGCGAAGCAGGCCGCCTGTAG
- a CDS encoding Rrf2 family transcriptional regulator, with product MKLSTKGRYAMVALADIALQPQGDLVPLGDISKRQDISLPYLEQLFVKLRRAGLVESVRGPGGGYRLAKPPSEVRIVDVLSAVDETVDAMHKGAGASGALSGSRAQSLTNRLWEGLSAHVYVFLHQTRLSDVIKNDLAPCPAVPSLFAVVDD from the coding sequence ATGAAGCTTTCCACCAAAGGGCGCTATGCGATGGTTGCGCTGGCGGATATCGCACTGCAGCCGCAGGGCGATCTGGTGCCGCTTGGCGATATCTCCAAGCGCCAGGATATCTCGCTGCCGTATCTTGAGCAGTTGTTTGTGAAGCTGCGCCGCGCCGGGCTGGTCGAGTCGGTGCGCGGCCCGGGCGGCGGTTACCGCCTCGCCAAACCCCCGTCAGAAGTGCGGATCGTGGATGTTCTGTCGGCCGTGGATGAAACGGTGGATGCCATGCACAAGGGGGCAGGCGCCTCCGGCGCCCTGTCCGGCAGCCGTGCGCAATCGCTGACCAACCGCCTGTGGGAGGGCCTGAGCGCGCATGTATATGTGTTCCTGCACCAGACCCGTCTGTCGGATGTGATTAAGAACGATCTGGCTCCTTGCCCGGCTGTGCCCAGCCTGTTTGCGGTGGTGGATGACTGA
- a CDS encoding multidrug efflux SMR transporter: MPVHYVYLIIAVAAETIGTTALQASQQFSKLGPSLIVLVAYAFSFYMMGLTLKFMPVGIVYAIWSGLGILLIAVIAFIVFGQKLDLPAVIGMVLIMSGIVIIHLFSKSSGH, from the coding sequence ATGCCGGTTCACTACGTCTACCTGATCATCGCGGTGGCAGCAGAGACCATCGGCACCACTGCGCTGCAGGCCAGCCAGCAGTTCAGCAAACTTGGCCCGTCTCTGATCGTGCTCGTCGCCTATGCCTTTTCTTTCTACATGATGGGGCTGACGCTCAAATTTATGCCCGTGGGCATTGTTTACGCCATCTGGTCCGGGCTTGGCATTCTGCTGATTGCAGTCATTGCGTTCATCGTCTTCGGGCAAAAACTGGACCTGCCTGCCGTCATCGGCATGGTGCTGATCATGTCCGGAATCGTCATAATCCACCTGTTTTCCAAGTCCTCGGGTCACTGA
- a CDS encoding DUF1330 domain-containing protein, giving the protein MPALWIAHVTVTDADAYGKYAELAGPAVAKHGGEFIARGGRFVQLEGKERPRNVVAKFPSVEAAVDCYHSPEYQEALNHARGASERELMVVETSE; this is encoded by the coding sequence ATGCCCGCACTTTGGATTGCACATGTGACCGTTACCGACGCTGACGCCTATGGCAAATATGCCGAATTGGCTGGTCCTGCCGTTGCCAAGCATGGCGGCGAATTCATCGCCCGCGGCGGCCGGTTCGTGCAGCTGGAAGGCAAGGAGCGCCCGCGCAATGTGGTGGCGAAATTCCCCAGTGTCGAAGCTGCGGTGGATTGTTATCACAGCCCGGAATACCAGGAGGCGCTAAACCACGCGCGCGGCGCGTCTGAGCGCGAATTGATGGTGGTGGAAACCAGCGAGTAA
- the typA gene encoding translational GTPase TypA, with the protein MDMRNIAIIAHVDHGKTTLVDELLKQSGAFRENQAVAERAMDSNDLERERGITIFAKPTSVEWHGTRINIVDTPGHADFGGEVERILSMVDGVVLLVDAAEGPMPQTKFVTSKALALGLRPIVVLNKVDKPDAEPDRALDECFDLFASLDATEDQLDFPHMYASGRNGWADNELDGPRKDLSALFNLIVNHVPEPKQVKKQNDDFRMLATTLGSDPFVGRILTGRVESGKLKVGATVQAISRIGQKIEQFRVTKIQAFRGLAQQDIEEAQAGDIVSIAGMSKATVADTICALAVDEPLDAQPIDPPTITVTFGINDSPLAGRDGKKVQSRVIRDRLMKEAESNVAIKIQDTPGGEAFEVSGRGELQMGVLIENMRREGFELSISRPQVIMKEVDGTRMEPIEEATIDVDDEYSGAVIEKLTGTRKGELVEMKPAGAGKTRIIAHVPSRGLIGYHGEFLTDTRGTGVLNRVFHGWAPHKGAIPGRRAGVLISMENGQSVAYALWNLEERGKMMIGAQADVYTGMIIGEHSRDNDLEVNPLKGKKLTNVRASGTDDAVRLTTPMSLSLEEAIAYINDDELVEVTPNTVRLRKRYLDPHERKRMSKASQ; encoded by the coding sequence ATGGATATGCGCAACATTGCGATCATTGCTCACGTTGACCACGGCAAGACCACCCTGGTTGACGAGCTGCTGAAACAGTCCGGCGCCTTCCGCGAAAACCAGGCTGTGGCGGAACGCGCCATGGACAGCAATGATCTGGAGCGCGAGCGCGGCATCACCATTTTTGCCAAACCGACCTCGGTGGAATGGCACGGCACCCGTATCAACATCGTCGACACCCCCGGCCACGCCGATTTCGGCGGCGAAGTTGAACGGATCCTGTCGATGGTCGATGGCGTGGTGCTGCTGGTGGACGCCGCCGAAGGCCCGATGCCGCAGACCAAATTCGTGACCTCCAAGGCGCTGGCCCTGGGTCTGCGTCCGATCGTGGTTCTGAACAAGGTCGACAAGCCGGACGCCGAGCCTGACCGCGCGCTGGACGAATGCTTTGACCTCTTTGCCTCGCTGGACGCCACCGAGGACCAGCTGGACTTCCCGCATATGTATGCCTCCGGCCGGAACGGCTGGGCCGACAATGAGCTGGACGGCCCCCGCAAAGACCTGAGCGCGCTGTTCAACCTGATCGTGAACCACGTGCCTGAGCCCAAGCAGGTGAAGAAGCAGAACGACGATTTCCGCATGCTGGCAACTACCCTGGGCAGCGACCCGTTTGTCGGCCGCATCCTGACCGGCCGGGTTGAATCCGGCAAGCTCAAGGTTGGCGCCACGGTGCAGGCGATCTCCCGCATCGGCCAGAAGATCGAGCAGTTCCGCGTCACCAAGATCCAGGCCTTCCGCGGCCTGGCCCAGCAGGACATCGAAGAAGCACAGGCAGGCGACATTGTCTCCATCGCCGGCATGTCCAAGGCCACTGTGGCCGACACCATCTGCGCTCTGGCCGTGGATGAGCCGCTGGACGCGCAGCCAATCGACCCGCCGACCATCACCGTGACCTTCGGCATCAACGACAGCCCGCTGGCGGGCCGCGACGGCAAGAAGGTTCAGTCCCGCGTCATCCGCGACCGCCTGATGAAAGAGGCCGAATCCAACGTCGCCATCAAGATCCAGGACACTCCCGGCGGCGAGGCGTTCGAGGTCTCCGGCCGCGGCGAACTGCAGATGGGCGTTCTGATCGAGAACATGCGCCGCGAAGGCTTTGAACTGTCGATCTCGCGCCCGCAGGTGATCATGAAGGAAGTCGACGGCACCCGCATGGAGCCGATCGAAGAAGCCACCATCGACGTCGATGACGAATACTCCGGCGCGGTGATCGAGAAGCTGACTGGCACCCGCAAAGGTGAGCTGGTCGAGATGAAGCCCGCAGGCGCAGGCAAGACCCGCATCATCGCTCACGTCCCCTCGCGCGGCCTCATCGGCTATCACGGCGAGTTCCTGACCGACACCCGCGGCACCGGCGTGCTGAACCGCGTGTTCCACGGCTGGGCGCCGCATAAGGGCGCAATCCCGGGCCGCCGCGCCGGTGTGCTGATCTCGATGGAGAACGGCCAGTCGGTGGCCTATGCGCTGTGGAACCTGGAGGAGCGCGGCAAGATGATGATCGGCGCCCAGGCCGACGTCTACACCGGCATGATCATCGGTGAGCATTCGCGCGACAACGACCTGGAGGTGAACCCGCTCAAGGGCAAGAAGCTGACCAACGTGCGGGCCTCCGGCACCGATGACGCGGTCCGGCTGACCACCCCTATGTCGCTGTCGCTGGAGGAGGCCATCGCCTACATCAACGATGACGAGCTGGTTGAGGTGACTCCGAACACCGTGCGCCTGCGCAAGCGCTACCTGGACCCGCATGAGCGCAAGCGGATGTCCAAGGCCAGCCAGTAA
- a CDS encoding class II glutamine amidotransferase, with protein sequence MCRWAAYTGADVFLEDIISIPAHSLIAQSQKAVECKTATNGDGFGIAWYGQRAEPGLYRDVYPAWSDCNLSALVHQVQSRLFLAHVRASTGSATSRNNCHPFTAGKWSFMHNGQVGGFETFRRHADMCIPDELYEHRKGATDSEVLFLLALREGLDADPKGALERAVARMEGLSRARGTTPHMRLSVAMSDGTALYAARYSSDSIAPSVYYRWSQSMQGWAVVSEPLEDTGEAWNELKPGEFLTLTSRGAETQPFQPFLQ encoded by the coding sequence ATGTGCCGCTGGGCTGCTTACACGGGTGCCGACGTTTTCCTGGAAGACATCATATCAATACCTGCGCATTCGCTGATTGCGCAAAGCCAGAAAGCGGTGGAGTGCAAGACTGCCACCAATGGCGACGGGTTCGGGATTGCCTGGTACGGCCAGCGGGCTGAGCCGGGACTGTACCGCGATGTTTATCCGGCCTGGTCTGACTGTAACCTTAGTGCGTTGGTGCACCAGGTGCAATCCAGGTTGTTCCTGGCCCATGTGCGGGCCTCCACCGGCTCTGCCACCAGCCGCAACAACTGCCATCCGTTTACGGCCGGAAAGTGGAGCTTCATGCACAACGGGCAGGTCGGCGGGTTCGAGACATTCCGCCGCCATGCCGATATGTGCATCCCGGATGAACTGTATGAGCACCGCAAGGGCGCAACCGACAGCGAAGTGCTGTTTCTGCTGGCCTTGCGTGAGGGGCTGGACGCGGATCCGAAAGGGGCGCTGGAACGTGCGGTGGCGCGGATGGAAGGCTTGTCGCGGGCGCGGGGCACCACGCCGCACATGCGGCTCTCGGTTGCGATGTCGGATGGTACCGCACTATACGCTGCCCGTTATTCCTCGGACAGCATTGCGCCTTCCGTCTACTACCGGTGGAGCCAGAGCATGCAAGGCTGGGCCGTGGTGTCGGAGCCGCTGGAAGACACCGGGGAGGCTTGGAATGAGCTGAAACCCGGGGAATTCCTGACGCTGACGTCCAGGGGTGCGGAAACACAGCCGTTTCAGCCCTTTCTGCAATAA
- a CDS encoding alpha/beta hydrolase yields MPEVIFPGPEGRLEGRYHPQKEKDAPIAIVLHPHPQFGGTMNNKVVYNLHYAFYNMGFTVLRFNFRGVGRSQGEYDQGVGELSDAASALDYLQSMNSNSKHCWVAGFSFGAWIGMQLLMRRPEITGFISVAPPANMYDFSFLAPCPSSGLIINGTADRVAPPADTASLVGKLHEQKGITITHTEVEGADHFFQEPHMDTMIGTVSDYVKRRLTENTR; encoded by the coding sequence ATGCCCGAGGTCATCTTTCCTGGACCCGAAGGCCGCCTCGAAGGCCGCTATCACCCGCAAAAAGAAAAAGACGCCCCGATCGCCATCGTGCTGCACCCGCATCCGCAGTTTGGCGGCACCATGAACAACAAGGTGGTCTATAACCTCCACTATGCGTTCTACAACATGGGCTTCACGGTTCTGCGGTTCAATTTCCGCGGCGTCGGCCGCAGCCAGGGCGAATACGACCAGGGCGTGGGCGAGCTTTCAGATGCGGCCTCGGCGCTGGATTACCTGCAGTCGATGAACTCCAACTCCAAGCATTGCTGGGTTGCGGGCTTCTCTTTCGGTGCCTGGATCGGCATGCAGCTCTTGATGCGCCGACCGGAAATCACCGGTTTCATTTCTGTTGCGCCGCCAGCCAACATGTATGACTTCTCCTTCCTGGCACCCTGCCCGTCCTCGGGCCTGATCATCAACGGCACCGCCGACCGTGTGGCACCGCCCGCGGACACTGCCAGCCTGGTCGGAAAGCTGCATGAGCAGAAGGGCATCACCATCACCCATACTGAGGTGGAAGGCGCGGATCACTTCTTCCAGGAACCGCATATGGACACGATGATCGGCACGGTTTCCGATTACGTGAAGCGCCGCCTGACAGAGAACACCCGCTGA
- the alaS gene encoding alanine--tRNA ligase, with protein MPTLNDIRSTFLNYFAKQGHEVVDSSPLVPRNDPTLMFTNSGMVQFKNCFTGVETRDYKRATTSQKCVRAGGKHNDLDNVGYTARHHTFFEMLGNFSFGDYFKHEAIPFAWELITKEFDIPKDRLYTTVYHTDDEAFDIWKKMGVPEERIIRIATSDNFWQMGDTGPCGPCTEIFYDHGDHIWGGPPGSPEEDGDRFIEIWNLVFMQNEKFADGSMVDLEMQSIDTGMGLERIAALLQGTHDNYETDLFKSLIEASANVTNTDPFGDQNVHHRVIADHLRSCSFLIAEGVLPSNEGRGYVLRRIMRRAMRHASLLGATDPVMHKLVPSLVQKMGAAYPELGQGQALIEETFEQEETRFLKTLDRGLKLLDEASAGLGKGDVLPGETAFKLYDTYGFPLDLTQDALRAKEIEVDTGGFDAAMKEQKEKSRAGGIGLGEAADVKVYFDIVDAAGTTDFLGYETEKAEGQIVAIVKDGAQVQSAAKGDTVQVILNQTPFYGESGGQVGDTGVLTVEGGASRITDTKKVEGLFLHIAEVTGGEISVGKGAAMEVDHARRSKIRANHSATHLLHEALRNALGEHVAQKGSLNAEDRLRFDFSHNKAMSADELAKVGSEVNDFIRQNTPVSTRIMTPDDARELGAQALFGEKYGEEVRVVSMGRAPTGKGHDGDTYSIELCGGTHVKQTGDIGTFVILGDSASSAGVRRIEALTGAAAVEHLEREAGRMAEVAGALKAQPAEVLDRLKAMMDERKALQNEISNLKQQIAMGGGSGGGAEAKDVNGRKFLAQALQGVSGKDLRGLIDKHKQNIGSGVILLIAEEDGKVAVAAGVTDDLTGDISAVDVLKAAVPAVGGKGGGGRPDMAQGGGKDFSGAEEAIKAAEALLAG; from the coding sequence ATGCCGACGCTCAACGATATCCGCTCTACCTTTCTGAACTACTTTGCCAAACAGGGGCATGAAGTTGTCGACTCCAGCCCGCTGGTGCCGCGCAACGACCCGACCCTGATGTTCACCAACTCCGGGATGGTCCAGTTCAAGAACTGCTTTACCGGAGTGGAAACCCGCGACTACAAGCGTGCGACCACTTCGCAGAAATGCGTGCGCGCCGGCGGCAAGCACAATGACCTCGACAACGTTGGCTACACCGCGCGTCATCACACCTTCTTCGAGATGCTCGGCAACTTTTCCTTTGGCGACTACTTCAAGCATGAGGCGATCCCCTTTGCCTGGGAATTGATCACCAAGGAATTCGACATTCCGAAAGACCGGCTGTACACCACCGTCTATCATACCGACGACGAAGCCTTTGATATCTGGAAGAAGATGGGCGTTCCGGAGGAGCGGATCATCCGCATCGCGACCTCCGACAATTTCTGGCAGATGGGCGACACAGGCCCCTGCGGCCCCTGCACCGAGATTTTCTACGACCATGGCGACCACATCTGGGGCGGCCCTCCGGGCTCGCCGGAGGAAGATGGCGACCGCTTCATCGAGATCTGGAACCTCGTCTTCATGCAGAACGAGAAGTTCGCGGACGGCTCGATGGTGGACCTGGAGATGCAGTCCATCGACACCGGCATGGGGCTGGAGCGGATTGCAGCGCTGCTGCAGGGCACCCACGACAACTATGAAACCGATCTGTTCAAGTCGCTGATCGAAGCCTCGGCCAACGTTACCAACACCGATCCGTTTGGTGACCAGAACGTGCATCACCGGGTGATCGCCGATCACTTGCGGTCCTGCTCCTTCCTGATTGCCGAAGGCGTGCTGCCCTCGAACGAAGGCCGCGGCTATGTGCTGCGCCGGATCATGCGCCGCGCAATGCGCCATGCGTCCCTGCTGGGCGCCACCGATCCGGTGATGCACAAGCTGGTGCCGTCGCTGGTCCAGAAAATGGGTGCGGCCTATCCGGAGCTTGGCCAGGGCCAGGCACTGATCGAGGAGACCTTTGAGCAGGAGGAAACCCGTTTCCTCAAAACCCTGGACCGGGGTCTGAAACTGCTGGACGAAGCCTCCGCCGGTCTGGGCAAGGGCGACGTTCTGCCGGGCGAGACTGCGTTCAAGCTCTATGACACCTACGGCTTCCCGCTCGACCTGACCCAGGACGCCCTGCGCGCCAAGGAGATCGAGGTCGACACCGGCGGTTTCGACGCTGCGATGAAAGAGCAGAAAGAGAAATCCCGCGCAGGCGGTATTGGCCTGGGCGAAGCGGCGGATGTGAAGGTCTACTTCGACATCGTGGACGCCGCCGGTACAACTGACTTCCTCGGCTATGAAACCGAGAAGGCCGAGGGCCAGATCGTCGCCATCGTCAAGGACGGCGCCCAGGTGCAATCTGCGGCCAAGGGCGACACCGTGCAGGTTATCCTGAACCAGACACCGTTCTACGGTGAAAGCGGCGGCCAGGTGGGCGACACAGGTGTGCTGACAGTTGAGGGCGGCGCGTCCCGCATCACCGACACCAAGAAGGTGGAGGGCCTGTTCCTGCACATTGCCGAAGTGACCGGAGGCGAGATTTCCGTGGGCAAGGGCGCGGCGATGGAAGTGGATCACGCACGCCGCAGCAAGATCCGTGCCAACCATTCGGCCACCCACCTGTTGCACGAAGCGCTGCGCAACGCGCTGGGGGAGCATGTGGCGCAGAAGGGGTCGCTGAACGCAGAAGACAGGCTGCGGTTCGACTTCAGCCACAACAAGGCGATGAGCGCGGACGAACTGGCCAAGGTTGGCTCGGAAGTGAATGATTTTATTCGTCAAAATACTCCCGTGTCGACCCGGATCATGACCCCGGATGACGCGCGCGAGCTCGGCGCCCAGGCGCTGTTCGGCGAGAAATACGGCGAAGAGGTCCGCGTTGTCTCCATGGGCCGCGCACCGACCGGCAAGGGCCACGACGGCGATACCTACTCGATCGAGCTGTGCGGCGGCACCCATGTGAAGCAGACTGGCGACATCGGCACATTTGTCATCCTGGGTGACAGCGCGTCCTCTGCCGGCGTGCGCCGGATCGAGGCGCTGACCGGTGCGGCGGCGGTTGAGCACTTGGAGCGTGAAGCGGGCCGGATGGCTGAAGTCGCAGGTGCGTTGAAGGCACAGCCCGCGGAGGTTCTGGACCGCCTGAAGGCAATGATGGATGAGCGCAAGGCGCTGCAGAACGAGATTTCCAACCTCAAGCAGCAGATCGCCATGGGCGGTGGTTCCGGCGGCGGAGCCGAGGCCAAGGACGTGAATGGCAGGAAGTTCCTGGCACAGGCGCTTCAGGGCGTTTCCGGCAAGGACCTGCGCGGGCTGATCGACAAGCACAAGCAGAACATCGGTTCCGGGGTGATCCTGCTGATCGCCGAAGAAGACGGCAAGGTGGCCGTGGCAGCCGGTGTCACTGACGATCTGACCGGCGACATCTCTGCCGTTGACGTGCTGAAGGCCGCGGTTCCTGCCGTAGGCGGCAAGGGCGGCGGCGGCCGTCCGGATATGGCACAGGGTGGCGGTAAGGATTTCTCCGGCGCCGAGGAAGCCATCAAAGCTGCGGAGGCACTTCTGGCCGGCTGA
- the sufB gene encoding Fe-S cluster assembly protein SufB, giving the protein MAALDQTQVKEGVDQETVDAVREVGGAYKYGWETDIEMEYAPKGVNPDIVKLISEKNEEPEWMTEWRLQAFERWEQMDEPNWAMVSYPEIDFQDQYYYARPKSMETKPKSLDEVDPKLLATYEKLGIPLKEQMILAGVEGSGETPEEGRKVAVDAVFDSVSVGTTFQKELKEAGVIFCSISEAIREHPELVKKYLGTVVPVSDNFYATLNSAVFSDGSFVYVPPGVRCPMELSTYFRINAENTGQFERTLIIADKGSYVSYLEGCTAPQRDTAQLHAAVVEIIIEEDAEVKYSTVQNWYPGDENGKGGIYNFVTKRADCRGDRAKVMWTQVETGSAVTWKYPSCILRGEESQGEFYSIAIANNMQQADTGTKMVHLGKNTKSRIVSKGISAGKAQNTYRGLVSMHPKAKNSRNYTQCDSLLIGDKCGAHTVPYIEVKNNSSRVEHEATTSKVDDDQLFYCRQRGMDEEEAVALVVNGFCKDVLQALPMEFAMEAQQLVAISLEGSVG; this is encoded by the coding sequence ATGGCCGCTTTGGACCAGACCCAAGTCAAGGAAGGTGTTGACCAGGAAACCGTTGATGCGGTGCGCGAGGTCGGCGGTGCTTATAAATACGGCTGGGAAACCGATATCGAGATGGAATACGCGCCCAAGGGCGTAAACCCCGATATCGTCAAGCTGATCTCGGAAAAGAACGAAGAGCCTGAATGGATGACCGAATGGCGTCTGCAGGCCTTTGAGCGCTGGGAGCAGATGGACGAGCCGAACTGGGCAATGGTCAGCTATCCGGAAATCGACTTCCAGGACCAGTATTACTATGCCCGCCCGAAATCGATGGAAACCAAGCCCAAGTCGCTGGATGAGGTCGACCCCAAGCTGCTGGCGACCTACGAAAAGCTGGGTATCCCGCTGAAAGAGCAGATGATTTTGGCTGGCGTCGAAGGCTCAGGCGAGACTCCGGAAGAAGGCCGCAAGGTTGCCGTGGATGCGGTGTTCGACTCCGTTTCCGTCGGCACCACTTTCCAGAAGGAGCTTAAAGAAGCAGGTGTCATCTTCTGCTCGATCTCCGAGGCGATCCGCGAGCACCCCGAACTGGTGAAGAAATACCTCGGCACCGTTGTTCCGGTCTCCGACAACTTCTATGCGACGCTGAACTCGGCCGTGTTTTCGGACGGCTCCTTTGTCTATGTGCCGCCGGGCGTGCGCTGCCCGATGGAGCTGTCGACTTATTTCCGCATCAACGCGGAAAACACCGGCCAGTTCGAACGCACCCTGATCATCGCCGATAAAGGCAGCTATGTCAGCTACTTGGAAGGCTGCACCGCGCCGCAGCGCGACACAGCGCAGCTGCACGCCGCGGTGGTGGAAATCATCATCGAGGAAGACGCCGAGGTGAAATACTCGACCGTCCAGAACTGGTATCCGGGTGATGAGAACGGCAAGGGCGGCATCTACAACTTCGTGACCAAACGCGCCGACTGCCGCGGCGACCGCGCCAAGGTGATGTGGACCCAGGTGGAAACCGGCTCTGCCGTGACCTGGAAATACCCCTCCTGCATCCTGCGCGGCGAGGAAAGCCAGGGCGAGTTCTACTCGATCGCTATCGCCAACAACATGCAGCAGGCTGACACCGGCACCAAGATGGTGCATCTGGGCAAGAACACCAAGTCGCGCATCGTGTCCAAGGGCATCAGCGCCGGCAAGGCGCAGAACACCTACCGCGGGCTGGTGTCGATGCACCCGAAGGCCAAGAATTCGCGCAACTACACCCAATGCGACAGCTTGCTGATCGGTGACAAATGCGGGGCGCACACGGTTCCCTATATCGAGGTCAAGAACAACTCGTCGCGCGTGGAGCACGAGGCGACCACCTCCAAGGTGGATGACGACCAGCTGTTCTACTGCCGCCAGCGCGGCATGGACGAGGAAGAGGCGGTGGCCCTGGTGGTGAACGGCTTCTGCAAAGACGTGCTGCAGGCGCTGCCGATGGAGTTCGCCATGGAAGCGCAGCAGCTGGTTGCGATCTCGCTGGAAGGGTCTGTGGGGTAA
- a CDS encoding cysteine desulfurase family protein, giving the protein MKRVYLDHNATALLRPEAKAAMIAAMEVCGNPSSVHAEGRAAKALVEKARAQLAAAFGADGADIVFTSGSTEGAALALAGRGLHGAPVEHDAVRAWTVEDLQVSGEGSVQISDPAQSTLQLANSETGIVQSLPEGLSVTDATQAFGKLPVAFNWLGAQMALISAHKLGGPKGIGAVVMKRGTDLPAQIRGGGQEMGRRSGTENVIGIAGFGAAAEAAAKDLANGVWDRVAELRNILEKALVSGASHTIFVGKDQRRLPNTLCFATPGWKGETQVMQMDLAGFAISAGSACSSGKVRASSVLTAMGYDEATAQGAVRVSLGPETTEEDVLRFAEAWLQKEKKHRARAA; this is encoded by the coding sequence ATGAAACGTGTTTACCTCGACCATAATGCCACTGCACTGCTGCGCCCTGAGGCGAAGGCGGCGATGATTGCGGCGATGGAGGTCTGCGGCAACCCGTCGTCGGTGCATGCCGAGGGCCGGGCCGCTAAGGCGCTGGTGGAAAAGGCGCGGGCGCAGCTGGCTGCGGCCTTTGGCGCGGACGGGGCGGATATCGTGTTCACCTCCGGGTCAACCGAAGGCGCGGCGCTGGCACTGGCCGGACGCGGCCTGCATGGCGCGCCGGTGGAGCATGATGCGGTGCGGGCTTGGACTGTCGAGGACTTGCAGGTCTCGGGCGAGGGGAGTGTTCAAATTAGCGACCCCGCGCAATCCACACTTCAGCTTGCCAATTCTGAGACCGGCATTGTGCAGAGCTTGCCGGAAGGGCTGTCGGTCACTGATGCGACCCAGGCCTTTGGCAAACTTCCAGTAGCTTTCAATTGGCTGGGGGCCCAAATGGCACTGATTTCAGCGCATAAGCTTGGTGGCCCAAAGGGCATTGGCGCTGTTGTGATGAAACGCGGCACCGATCTGCCGGCCCAGATCAGGGGCGGCGGTCAGGAAATGGGGCGCCGGTCCGGAACCGAAAATGTCATTGGAATCGCGGGCTTCGGAGCCGCAGCTGAAGCAGCCGCAAAAGATCTGGCAAATGGTGTCTGGGACAGGGTTGCAGAACTTAGAAATATTCTAGAAAAGGCGCTTGTGTCTGGCGCAAGCCATACTATTTTTGTCGGGAAGGATCAGAGGCGGCTGCCGAACACCCTGTGTTTTGCAACGCCGGGCTGGAAGGGCGAAACCCAGGTCATGCAGATGGACCTTGCAGGTTTTGCGATCAGTGCCGGCAGTGCCTGCTCCAGCGGCAAGGTGCGCGCCAGCTCGGTGCTGACCGCGATGGGATATGACGAGGCCACAGCCCAAGGCGCCGTACGGGTGTCGCTGGGGCCCGAGACAACGGAAGAAGATGTGCTGCGCTTTGCCGAGGCGTGGCTGCAAAAAGAAAAGAAACATCGCGCCCGCGCGGCGTGA